In a genomic window of Propionispora vibrioides:
- a CDS encoding type I restriction enzyme HsdR N-terminal domain-containing protein codes for MILIKEITNLDFNGKGEAFVEQKFITPLLEALGYEHHRDYEVVRHGDNNASFKVKYPPVEQGAKTVKHYNPDYIPTIRKKMFWVIEAKSPSVEFPFEYKYIVQGLQYCLHPEIQAQYLVISNGVQTSIYAPLASLVLEREIYEPILSFSSKELLIKWKEVHGLLSVERLRENLEIMLQQMYEKISLSSLDINYPQKLASQITSNKDVISAKIEKHITHLYCEKYNKERSTWQEQLRSLSYQDLYRILDNPLGVGKTVADYYVEKALLVETPDVVYSNLIKDYEKQSIFRKEQTFVGLCVLFNSTSENKKIKTTIESFIKKYADGELKLNVRDCGFFVNI; via the coding sequence ATGATTTTAATTAAAGAAATAACTAATTTGGATTTCAACGGTAAAGGAGAAGCTTTTGTAGAGCAAAAATTTATTACTCCCTTATTAGAGGCTTTAGGTTATGAGCATCATAGAGATTATGAAGTGGTACGTCATGGTGATAATAACGCCTCCTTTAAAGTGAAATATCCTCCTGTTGAACAAGGTGCAAAGACGGTAAAACATTACAATCCTGATTATATTCCAACCATACGTAAAAAAATGTTTTGGGTTATTGAAGCCAAATCTCCGAGTGTAGAATTTCCTTTCGAGTATAAGTATATAGTTCAAGGGCTTCAATATTGTCTCCATCCGGAGATACAAGCACAATACCTAGTTATTAGCAATGGAGTTCAAACTTCCATATATGCACCACTCGCATCTTTAGTATTGGAAAGAGAGATATATGAACCTATTCTTTCTTTTTCTTCAAAAGAGTTATTAATTAAATGGAAAGAAGTTCATGGATTATTATCGGTTGAACGTTTACGGGAAAACCTAGAAATTATGCTTCAACAAATGTACGAAAAAATATCGTTATCAAGTCTTGATATAAATTATCCTCAAAAGTTAGCTTCACAAATAACTTCAAATAAAGATGTTATAAGTGCTAAAATTGAGAAGCACATAACGCATCTTTATTGTGAAAAATACAATAAAGAACGGTCAACTTGGCAAGAGCAATTAAGGAGTTTATCTTATCAGGATTTATACCGTATACTTGATAATCCGCTCGGAGTAGGCAAAACAGTGGCTGATTATTATGTGGAAAAAGCATTATTGGTAGAAACTCCAGATGTAGTTTACTCTAATTTAATAAAAGACTATGAAAAGCAATCGATTTTTCGAAAAGAGCAAACATTTGTCGGATTGTGTGTATTGTTCAATAGTACTAGCGAAAATAAAAAAATTAAAACAACAATAGAAAGTTTTATTAAAAAATATGCAGATGGCGAATTAAAGCTGAATGTGCGGGATTGCGGTTTTTTCGTAAATATTTAA